From the Rhodococcus sp. NBC_00297 genome, one window contains:
- a CDS encoding glutamate decarboxylase: protein MTRIPRDGTISPAYTGRLANDPVPALRLPDDRMDPDVTYRFIHDELMLDGSSRLNLATFVTTWMEPEAEKLMAETFDKNMIDKDEYPATAAIEERCVNMVADLWNAPGLDPTDPSSATGVSTIGSSEAVMLAGLALKWRWRARRTAAGADTGRPNLVLGTNVQVVWEKFCRYFDVEPKYLDMEPGRYVVTADQVRDAVDENTIGVLAILGTTFTGELEPVEEISAVLDEIAAAGGPDVPIHVDGASGGFVVPFLNPDLVWDFRLPRVKSVNASGHKYGLTYPGLGFVVWREKEDLPEDLVFRVNYLGGDMPTFTLNFSRPGNQVIGQYYNFLRLGRAGYTDVMTSLRSTATRVADHLREHGDVDVISDGSDIPVVAFALRENCGFTVFDVSHELRARGWQVPAYTMPARAESVSVLRIVVREGFSADLGRMLCEAIDAVLASLSTDGDGHSHARHFAH, encoded by the coding sequence GTGACGAGAATCCCGCGCGACGGAACGATCTCTCCTGCCTACACCGGGCGCTTGGCCAACGATCCCGTTCCGGCGCTGCGACTGCCGGACGACCGCATGGATCCCGACGTCACCTACCGCTTCATCCACGACGAGCTGATGCTCGACGGCAGTTCCCGCCTCAACCTCGCCACGTTCGTCACCACGTGGATGGAGCCCGAGGCCGAGAAGCTGATGGCCGAGACGTTCGACAAGAACATGATCGACAAGGACGAGTACCCGGCCACCGCGGCGATCGAGGAGCGGTGCGTCAACATGGTGGCGGATCTCTGGAACGCGCCCGGGCTCGACCCGACCGATCCGTCCAGCGCGACGGGCGTCTCGACGATCGGTTCGTCCGAGGCCGTCATGCTCGCCGGTCTGGCACTGAAATGGCGGTGGCGCGCACGTCGGACCGCGGCCGGTGCGGACACCGGTCGGCCCAACCTCGTGTTGGGGACGAACGTCCAGGTGGTCTGGGAGAAGTTCTGTCGCTACTTCGACGTCGAGCCGAAGTACCTCGACATGGAGCCGGGCCGCTACGTCGTCACGGCCGACCAGGTGCGCGACGCCGTCGACGAGAACACCATCGGCGTGCTCGCGATTCTCGGGACCACGTTCACCGGCGAACTCGAACCGGTCGAGGAGATCTCGGCCGTGCTCGACGAGATCGCCGCGGCCGGCGGGCCGGACGTCCCCATCCACGTGGACGGTGCCAGCGGCGGTTTCGTGGTCCCGTTCCTGAACCCGGATCTGGTGTGGGACTTCCGGTTGCCGCGCGTGAAGTCCGTCAACGCCAGTGGTCACAAGTACGGACTGACGTACCCCGGCCTGGGATTCGTCGTGTGGCGCGAGAAGGAGGACCTCCCCGAGGACCTCGTGTTCCGCGTCAACTACCTCGGCGGTGACATGCCGACGTTCACCCTGAACTTCTCACGCCCGGGCAATCAGGTGATCGGTCAGTACTACAACTTCCTCCGCCTCGGCCGCGCCGGCTACACGGATGTCATGACCTCGCTGCGCTCGACCGCGACCCGCGTCGCCGACCACCTGCGCGAGCACGGCGACGTCGACGTCATCTCCGACGGGTCCGACATCCCGGTGGTGGCATTCGCGCTGCGGGAGAACTGCGGCTTCACCGTCTTCGACGTCTCTCACGAACTCCGCGCCCGCGGGTGGCAAGTTCCCGCGTACACCATGCCGGCCCGTGCCGAGTCGGTCTCGGTCCTGAGAATTGTTGTGCGAGAGGGCTTCTCGGCAGACCTGGGTAGGATGCTGTGCGAAGCGATCGACGCCGTCCTGGCGTCGCTCTCCACCGACGGCGACGGGCACTCGCACGCTCGGCACTTCGCCCACTGA
- a CDS encoding UdgX family uracil-DNA binding protein (This protein belongs to the uracil DNA glycosylase superfamily, members of which act in excision repair of DNA. However, it belongs more specifically to UdgX branch, whose founding member was found to bind uracil in DNA (where it does not belong), without cleaving it, appears to promote DNA repair by a pathway involving RecA, rather than base excision.), which translates to MAPKFPGAGTFVPESDDLRVLADAAHSCRGCDLWEPAENTVFGAGTPSARMMLIGEQPGDQEDRRAQPFVGPAGALLNRALAQADIDRELTYVTNAVKHFKFTRADRGPRRIHKKPLRSEVVACHPWLEAEIRAVDPSVVVLLGATAAQAMLGTSFRIGVDRGRVLEVGEARAVATAHPSAVLRAPDDERDAAFDALVADLRVAASLLE; encoded by the coding sequence ATGGCCCCGAAGTTTCCCGGCGCGGGCACCTTCGTGCCCGAGTCCGACGATCTCCGCGTTCTCGCCGACGCCGCCCACAGTTGCCGGGGATGCGACCTGTGGGAGCCCGCGGAGAACACGGTGTTCGGAGCCGGCACCCCGTCCGCTCGCATGATGCTCATCGGCGAGCAACCGGGGGATCAGGAGGATCGACGGGCACAGCCCTTCGTCGGCCCGGCGGGTGCGCTCCTGAATCGTGCTCTGGCGCAGGCGGACATCGACCGGGAGCTGACCTACGTCACCAACGCGGTCAAGCACTTCAAATTCACGCGTGCCGACCGCGGCCCGCGGCGCATCCACAAGAAGCCGCTGCGCTCGGAGGTCGTCGCGTGTCACCCGTGGCTCGAGGCGGAGATCCGCGCCGTCGACCCGTCCGTCGTGGTCCTCCTCGGCGCGACGGCGGCGCAGGCGATGCTGGGGACCTCGTTCCGGATCGGTGTCGACCGGGGGCGCGTCCTCGAGGTGGGCGAGGCGAGAGCTGTTGCCACCGCGCACCCGTCGGCCGTCCTCCGAGCGCCGGACGACGAACGCGATGCCGCGTTCGACGCACTCGTCGCCGATCTGCGAGTGGCCGCATCACTTCTGGAATGA